The following nucleotide sequence is from Pedobacter sp. PACM 27299.
TTTTATGATATTGAAAAACTGCAGCTCCAGCAGGTGTTTCTCAAAGAGGTCATCTGGATGGATCTTATTAAAAATAGCTTCTTCCCATATCGAGTTGATCTCTTCTGAACTTTCATTTTCATATAGGCCAAGTGCCGCCGCCGCCTTGCCTTTATAGATATAACTTTTATTGGCATTCATATCACTCAATACCGCTATAGCGTTTTCTATCCTGGAATACATCAGGGCCATAAACTGATATTGGCTCAGACGGGTCGGCTGATCCAGCTCTGCGCCAAAGGTCTGGGTCAATAGTTTCTCATTTAGCGTAGTGATAATATTCATTTCAATATGGTTATTATTCAGTATTGGACTGGTGTTTATGGTGTTTTACCTTTGGAAGGTAAATGTAATTTATGGTTATTAACTCAAAACAAAAAATGAAGAAGATTATTTTAGGTCTCATTGGATTAGCTATGGCACAGACAGGATTTGCACAGAGCCTGGAAAAAATGCAGTGGTTTAATGAGCCTCAAAAGTGGGAAATTAAAAACAATGCTTTAACGATGTCTGTGACTCCTCAAAGTGATTACTGGAGGATTTCACATTATGGATTTACCGTTGATGATGCGCCATTTTATTACAGCACCTATGGGGGAGAGTTTGAAACTAAAGTAAAGATCACCGGAAACTATAAAGCACGTTTTGACCAAATGGGCTTAATGCTGCGTATAGACCATGAAAATTACATCAAAGCAGGGATTGAATTTGTAGATGGTAAATACAATTTAAGTACCGTCGTTACGCATAAAACAAGTGATTGGAGTGTCACCACTTTGGATAAAGTTCCTGAATTTGTATGGATAAAGGCAGTAAGAAGACTGGATGCAGTAGAAGTTTTTTATTCTTTTGATGATAAAACCTATATCATGATGCGCAATGCTCATCTGCAGGATAATGTGCCGGTAATGGTTGGATTTATGGCTGCCAGTCCGGATGGAGCTGGATTCCAGGCAAAGTTTGAAAACTTTAGCGTAAAGCAATTGCCTGATCAGCGAAGATTGGAATGGCTGAAGAAAAATGCGAATCCATAATGCGCCTCATTTCTCCCTTAAGCTCCTAGTTGATTAGGGAACTAAGGGAGGAATTGAATCACACTGATGTTTTCCCGGATTCAGGAAACATCAGTGTTTATAGGTGGGCAAGATATATTTGGCCATCATTTCAAAGGCTTGTTTTCCTTTATAAGAACCATAATTAGTTTGCGTAAAAACGACAGTCAGGTTTAATTCCTCAATGATGAAAATGAATTGCCCGCCGTTGCCTGAGGCAAATAGCAGATCCGCTTGCAGTGCATTCGTTTTTATCCTTTCCCTGTACCAGTAATAGCCATAAAAAGTAGGCTGGGGGATGCCCACTTTACTTCTGCTGGATTTCATATTGGAGAAATCAGGGATGGCAATATCACAAAGGGTAGACTCCGCAATCCATTGCTTCGATATCACTTGTTTACGGTTATAAAGTCCTTTATCCTTGACCAATTGTCCTAACTTGATCATATCGACAGAGCGGATGTAAAAAGAGCCGCCAGTCATGGCATTCCCACTCGGATCCAGCGTCCATCTGTACTTGGAAATTCCAAGGGGTTTAAATAAATATTTATCGGCAAAATCCTCCACAGACATTCCGGTTGCTTTGCTGATGACACCGCTTAGAATCACAGGATCCATAGAGGTATAAGACCATTCTGTTCCAGGTTTATTTTTCATAGGCAGCTCTAAAGCATACTTTACCCAGTTTGTGCTCAGTTCCATTCCTTCTTCGCAATCTTTTGTGCCGTTAAATTCTTCACAATCTACACCAGATTTCATTTCCAGCAGGTTTTTTAAGGTCATTATTTTTTTATTCGAATCTGTTTTTAGAAAGGGGTATTCCGGAAAAAACTCATAGACTTTTTGGTTTACATCTCTAATAAAGCCTTTGTCGATAGCGATTCCAACCAGTAAACTGGTGATTGATTTAAAAGAAGAACGGGAATCGTTTAGCGTATCGCGGCTGGAGCCATTAGAATAGTGCTCATATACCAATTGGTTACCTTTTGAAATGACTACACTTCGCAAGCCTTTATAGTGGTTTTTTGCGATAGAATCCGTCATTTGACGCAACAAAGAATCCTGGGTTTTGTACTGACTTTTCGCTGGAATGCTGAGTAAGCTGCTTAAAAGTAAAATACTGGGAATGAGCATAATTTTCATGTTCCAATATAGTGATTTAAAGGGTAAATACAGGTTGAAATTAGGTGAATGGAGGTCATTTGAAAAATAAATAACTAATCTTCGTCCCCCGCCAAAAATAACCATATTTAATAGATGTGACCTCAAACTTCAAATAGGGTAAAGGTGTCTCACCAGTAGCTAAAATTGCTTGCAAATTAGACTTCGAATACCCTCTGTCTTTTAGCAAACTCTTTAAGAATAAAATAGTGGTATCACCTGTTCAATTTAGAAAATCAGTTGAACTCCAAACTTAGTTTATTTTAAGGATCTGATTTGGATAGCCTAATGATTCTTTTGTCTATGTTTTTAGACAAAAATTCTCTAAACACTTGTTTGTCTAAAAACATAGACGTAGTTTAGCCTTCCTAAACCATATTGAATATGAAGCAATTATTAGCCATCTTCTGTATTTGCACACTGAGTATTTGCAGTGCTGCACAGGAAAAACCAGGTAAAAACATCATTGATCAGGCCTCTTTAAGGTGTTATTACGCCTTTAGCAAGAAGAAGCCGACCGACCTTAAACCTTATCGTGTAGATACGATGGTACTGGATATTGGATCCGAGCTTTCCCGGTTTTACGATCCTGCAAGGCTGGGACGCGATTCCCTGATCGCTGCAAAAATGAAAAATACCGACGCTTCAATTATAAAAAGTATCAGCATTTTCAAAGGCGAGAACAGTAAAGATTTATCAGGTATGGTGGGGACGGTCAGTTCTAATTCAGCTGAGGGGGAAAGTGTGCAGGTCTTTAAAAGTAAAAAATCCAATCAGTTGAAAGTCCTGGATTATGTGGGCATGGGCCAACGGTTTTTATACCTGGATTCATTAGATAAAATGAGCTGGAAGGTCTTGCCGGATACGGCCACGATTGCATCTTACCCATGTCAAAAGGCCAGTCTTAACTTTAGAGGGAGAGATTACATCGCCTGGTTTACCACAGAGGTACCAGTAAATGATGGTCCATGGAAGTTTAGCGGCTTACCGGGATTGATTGTTAAAATTGAGGATACTGAAGCTTTGTTTTCTTTTCAACTGGTTGGATTGAAACAGCTGTCAACACCGCAGTTGATTCAGCTGGAGGAGAAGAGCAGTTTGAAATGTACCAGAGCAGAATTTGAAAAACAGAAATTGAAGCAAGGGGCCGGTATGCAGGTGAATTTCAATGCGGGGGATATGATCATTGCTGAAATCCCTGGACAAGTAGATTATACGCCAATTGAAATCGAATGATCAGGGTATTGATGCTGATATTTCTATCCTGGGTTGTTATTGGACTGAAAGGACAGACGGTTATTAAGGGCCAAATCAGCAATGAAAATGACGGGAAGGCTTTGAATGGAATCAGTATAACGGTAAAAGAGAAAAATGCCCTTGGGGTATTTGCGTTTACGTCGACAGATCTCAATGGGAAATATCATTTGAATTTCAGCAGTAAAGCAGATAGTTTGCTGATTGTCGTTTCGGGATTGAACATCCAAAGGCAATCTATGCTGCTGAGCAATACGAGCCAGGTCAGAAATTTTAGTGTGACTACTGAAGCCATCAAGCTGAAGGAGATCAAAGTGACTCCACCTAGAATCCGTCAGTTGAATGATACTTTAAATTACCTTACCGATACCTTCATTGATCAAAATGACCGTACCATAGGCGATGCTCTGAGAAAAATGCCAGGGATCCTGGTCAAAGAAGATGGCTCCATTTTGTACAATAACAAACCGATCAGCAAATTTTACATTGAGGGTAAGGACTTGCTGCAGGGGCGTTATGGAATCGCAACAAATAACGTAGCCGCTAAGGATGTGGTTATGGTACAGGTGCTGGAAAATCATCAACCCATTAAGGTACTCAAGGATAAGGAGTTTAAAGAGGAGGCTGCGATTAATTTGAAGCTGAAAGATAGCGCAAAAGGTGTACTCACGGCAAATGCACAGCTGGGAACAGGTGCTGCGCCGATGCTGTATCATAATGAGCTGTCAGCGATGTATTTTGATAAGAATAAGCAGCACATGGACACTTATAAAGGGAACAATACAGGGAATGAGGTATCAAAAGAACTCCAGTCGTACTATGCCAGCGATAAAACAACAAAGGAGGGGAGTTCTTTAAACCTGCAGTCGCCGGGACAGCCAGAAATCAGTCAGAAACGCTATTTGTTCAACAGGGCTAATATGGCGACTGTGAATCAGTTATGGGCAACAAAAAACGACTTGCAGGTGACCGCTAATTTGAGTTACCTTAATGATCGGCAGGATCGTGAAAGTGCTTCCCGTTCGGTATATTATTTGCCGGCAGATAGCCTGCTTACGGTAGAAGAAACATTGGCAGCAACTGAGCAGATCAACTACCTGGAAGGAACACTGCAGCTGAATGCAAATAAAGACAAGTATTACCTGGACAATACACTGAAATTTACAGGGAAATGGAATCAGGCGGAAGGGAAGGTGTTCAATGATGAACAGCTGTTTCAAAAGTTAAACAAGCCTTCATTTCGTTTGGCCAATACCTTCAATACGCTGAAGAATTATGCCCATGCAACCTGGCGGTTTTATGCCTACCAGGGATATGAAAGTAATCCGCAGGTATTGAAGATTAAACCTTTATTGTACCCTGATTTGTTTGAAAATAGTGCTGCTTATGGTTTCATGAAGCAGTCGCTCGATCAGGAAAGTTTCCGTAGCCTAAACAAGGTAACTTATAGCTTAAATGCGAAAGCCTTCAAACAGAATTATTCAATTGGTTTTAATGCGAATTTACAGCAATTCAGGTCTGCGCTACAGGGCCTCAGTGAAGGAGGAAGCTTAAGTAAAATGGTAGATTCTTTGCGCAATGATTTGAGCTGGAATACTTATGAGTTATTTGTAAGTCCTGATTACACTTATTCAAAAAACAAACTGCGCGCCACACTTCAGCTGCCATTGGTCTATAATTATTTAGATCGCAATGACAGGCTAAACAGATCGAGTACTGCTACAAAAAAGGTATTCTTTAACCCTTCTTTTTTATTGAGGTATGAATTGAGCCTGCTTTGGAATGTGTCATTTCGGGCCAACTTTGGCAATGAATTGGGAGATCTGGCAAATGGATTTACAGGTTATGTACTGCAGTCTTATCGGAATTTGCTGAGGAATGAAAGCGCATTGCCAGAAAGAAAAAGTCAGGTTTATCAGTTAGATCTGGCTTATCGGCAACCCATCCATGAGGTGTTCCTTAATCTGAGCGCCAGCTATTTCAGAAACACCGCGAATTTGATGTATGGCTACGATTATGAAGGGATCAGAAGCTTAAAAAGAACGTATGAACTTCCTAATATAAACGATGGGTATGTATGGTCTGGGATTTTTAGTAAAGGGATAGACGCCATTGCTTCAACCATCAGGCTTGAAATGGAATATAACCATTCTAATGCTTCACAAATTAGCCAAGGACTGGTTTTCGATTTTCAAAATGATCAATATAGTATCAAGCCAGCTATTGTCAGTAAAATACAAAAATGGGCGAGCCTATCTTATGCTTATCAATATTCGAAAAGTGTCAATAAAATAGTTCAAGGTGATGATCATTTCAAGCCCATCAGCAGGATTATTCAAAGGGGACAACTGAGTTTTTTCCCCTTAAAAAGCTGGACCGTTAACCTGGCTATGGAGCATTTTTATAACAACTCGATTTCCGGAGCCAGCAAGTCGATGAAGTTTGCTGACCTGGCCACAAAATATACTTATAAGCGTGTGGAATTTAATCTGGAGTATAACAACGTATTTAATGTAAAGGAATACGCATCTGCGCTCTATAACGAGCTGAGTACCTATTACACGACTTATAACCTAAGACCTGCACAAGTACTGCTAAAGGTTCGGTTCAAGATAAAATAATGATTTGCTGGTCTATAAAAATAGTCGTAAGTTTATTAAATGGAAAAAGGAGTGCAATTGACGAGGGCAGAAGAACAGATCATGCAGGTATTGTGGACCCTCAATGAAGGTACAGTGCAGGAAATCCGTGACCAATTGGAAGATCCAAAACCTGCAAGGACCACTGTATCTACGGTGTTGACTATCTTAGAGAATAAGGGCTTTGTTTCCCATAATAGTTTAGGTAGAACGAATGTATATGCGCCTTTAGTGGCTAAAGAAACCTATTCAAAATCTCAATTGTCTGGTTTACTCATGAATTACTTCAACAACTCATTTGCAGCGATGACTTCTTTCTTTGCGAAGGAAAACAATTATACCATTGAAGAGCTCGATTTGCTCATCAGAGATACAAAAGATCAATTGAAAAAAGAAGAAGAAAATAATTGACGATGGAACAGTTGGCGATATATCTTTTAAAATCTACGATATGCATCAGCGCATTTCTAGGTGTGTATTGGTGTTTTCTAAAAAACGAGACTTTTTACCGTTTTAACCGATATTTCTTGCTGACGGGTTTGGTAACGGCAGTTTTGCTGCCATTGTATACTTATACTTTTGAGGTAAATGCAGTTCCTGCTGCGACTATTTTACCCGCTTCAAGCCAAAATGATATGGTCGAAGCTACTGCTGGATTGCCTTTGACACACATGTTTTTAATCGTCGTTTATGCTTTAGGAATTGTGTTTTTAGGACTTCGTTATTTTATAGGTCTAAACAAGCTGAAAAGCCTGATTCGTAAATATGGATTTACAGAAATGAAAGGTTATAGGTTAGTCAAAACAAACGATTTGAAGTCGTCATTTTCAGTTTTTAATTATATCCTTGTGAATGGTTCTGCTGAAACCTCAGAAATAGAAAAGAAACTGATTTTTGAACATGAGCTGGCACATGTAAAACAATTCCATTGGCTGGATCTGCTGCTATCTCAATTACTTTGCGTTTTTCAATGGTTCAATCCATTGATATGGGTATACACCTATTGCATCAAGCAGAATCACGAATTTCTTGCAGATACTGCGGTATTAGAACAGGGGAATCCTGTAGGATTATACCGTGCTGCACTGCTGAACCATAGTTTGGGGACACCAGTATTCGCTTTGTCGAGTTCTTTTGCCCATTATGATAAATTGAAGCGTGTTAAAATGATGACAAAGGCGGCATCTGCTGCGGCAAGAAAACAGATTGTCCTGGTATTACTTCCGCTACTTGCGGTTTTTCTCTGGGCCTTTGCAAAACCTATATTTGTAATTGCTCCAGGGGAACAAGCTCCAGACTTGAACGTTTCTGGAGTTATAGTTCCAAAGGTGCCAAGTTCAAAGAGAATAGTTCCAGGACTGTCAACACATCATGCCGTGAAAAAAGTTTTGCCCGATATTGTTCAGGTAAAGCTGCAAAAGAAGGGGAGTGCTGTAATAAAAGTTGAGTCAAAGGAAGTCAAAATGAAGCCTAAGGAACAGGCTCCGGTCGTAACTGAGACCGCCTCGTTACCTACACCCATTTCTGAAGCGGTAGTGGTTACTCCAGTAAAAAACACCGCAATTAAACCAAGTGTTCTAGTTTACCT
It contains:
- a CDS encoding DUF1349 domain-containing protein translates to MKKIILGLIGLAMAQTGFAQSLEKMQWFNEPQKWEIKNNALTMSVTPQSDYWRISHYGFTVDDAPFYYSTYGGEFETKVKITGNYKARFDQMGLMLRIDHENYIKAGIEFVDGKYNLSTVVTHKTSDWSVTTLDKVPEFVWIKAVRRLDAVEVFYSFDDKTYIMMRNAHLQDNVPVMVGFMAASPDGAGFQAKFENFSVKQLPDQRRLEWLKKNANP
- a CDS encoding serine hydrolase domain-containing protein, whose protein sequence is MKIMLIPSILLLSSLLSIPAKSQYKTQDSLLRQMTDSIAKNHYKGLRSVVISKGNQLVYEHYSNGSSRDTLNDSRSSFKSITSLLVGIAIDKGFIRDVNQKVYEFFPEYPFLKTDSNKKIMTLKNLLEMKSGVDCEEFNGTKDCEEGMELSTNWVKYALELPMKNKPGTEWSYTSMDPVILSGVISKATGMSVEDFADKYLFKPLGISKYRWTLDPSGNAMTGGSFYIRSVDMIKLGQLVKDKGLYNRKQVISKQWIAESTLCDIAIPDFSNMKSSRSKVGIPQPTFYGYYWYRERIKTNALQADLLFASGNGGQFIFIIEELNLTVVFTQTNYGSYKGKQAFEMMAKYILPTYKH
- a CDS encoding GLPGLI family protein; the protein is MKQLLAIFCICTLSICSAAQEKPGKNIIDQASLRCYYAFSKKKPTDLKPYRVDTMVLDIGSELSRFYDPARLGRDSLIAAKMKNTDASIIKSISIFKGENSKDLSGMVGTVSSNSAEGESVQVFKSKKSNQLKVLDYVGMGQRFLYLDSLDKMSWKVLPDTATIASYPCQKASLNFRGRDYIAWFTTEVPVNDGPWKFSGLPGLIVKIEDTEALFSFQLVGLKQLSTPQLIQLEEKSSLKCTRAEFEKQKLKQGAGMQVNFNAGDMIIAEIPGQVDYTPIEIE
- a CDS encoding BlaI/MecI/CopY family transcriptional regulator, coding for MEKGVQLTRAEEQIMQVLWTLNEGTVQEIRDQLEDPKPARTTVSTVLTILENKGFVSHNSLGRTNVYAPLVAKETYSKSQLSGLLMNYFNNSFAAMTSFFAKENNYTIEELDLLIRDTKDQLKKEEENN
- a CDS encoding M56 family metallopeptidase; the protein is MEQLAIYLLKSTICISAFLGVYWCFLKNETFYRFNRYFLLTGLVTAVLLPLYTYTFEVNAVPAATILPASSQNDMVEATAGLPLTHMFLIVVYALGIVFLGLRYFIGLNKLKSLIRKYGFTEMKGYRLVKTNDLKSSFSVFNYILVNGSAETSEIEKKLIFEHELAHVKQFHWLDLLLSQLLCVFQWFNPLIWVYTYCIKQNHEFLADTAVLEQGNPVGLYRAALLNHSLGTPVFALSSSFAHYDKLKRVKMMTKAASAAARKQIVLVLLPLLAVFLWAFAKPIFVIAPGEQAPDLNVSGVIVPKVPSSKRIVPGLSTHHAVKKVLPDIVQVKLQKKGSAVIKVESKEVKMKPKEQAPVVTETASLPTPISEAVVVTPVKNTAIKPSVLVYLDGQEIHYDINQIKSETIESIHVLKGTSATDAYGERGKDGVVLITSKKQL